Sequence from the Corallococcus soli genome:
AAGGGGAACGTGGTGGAGACGTGGATGGTGCCCAGCACCGCCTTGCCCTCCACCGCCGGCACCAGGAACCCGAACCCGTCCGGCTTCGGCGTCGTGCCCGGCGCGAAGCCCAGGTGCACCACCGCCATGGGCGCGTACTCGATGGCCCCCAGCGTCGCCGCCATGGGCGCGTCCAGCGGCCGCAGGAGGTCCGCCGCGACGTGCGCGGGCACCGCCAGCACCACCTGGGACGCGCTCAGCTCCACCGGCTGCCCGCGCTCGCGCGCCTGGATCCTCCACCCGTCCGGCGTGGGCGTGAGGCCCTCCACCTTCGCGTCGGTGCGCACCGTGTCGCTCAGCGCCGCCGCCAGGGCGTCCACCAGCACGCCCAGCCCTCCATCGAAGGTGCTCAACAGGCCGGTGAGCTGGGGCTTCGCGGCGCCGTCCCCCTTCGCGGCCTCCCGCGCGGCGCGCTGGGCGCGGATGGCGCCCAGGATGAGGCTGCGGTGGTCGCGCTCGAACTTCACCAGCTGCGGGAACGTGGCCTCCGCGCTGAGCCGCTCCGGGTCGCCCGCGTAGATGCCCGTCTGCACCGCGTCCAGCAGCACCGTGGTCGCCTCGCGGCCCAGGTGGCGCCGGCCCAGCTGCGCCAGCGACTCGTCCACGCCCCGGGGACCGCGACCGCTGAACAGCTCCCCCAACACCCGCAGCCGCGCAGGCAGGGAAATCAGGTCGGATTTGAGGAACGCGGGAGGTGAGGCAGGCAATACCCGGAGCGCACCGCGAGTGAAGATGTAACGGTTTTTTGCCGCTGCATCCGCTGCACGGATGCGTGTTTCAAGACCCAGGGTCCCCGCCAGTGAACGGGTCGCGGGCTCGCGGTCCAGGAAACTGTTGGGTCCGGCCTCCAGCAGGTACTCACCGCGTGTGCGGGTCTGCACGTTTCCACCCACGCGCGACGAGGACTCCAGCACCACGGCAGCCGTGCCGCGCGACCGCAATCGGTGAGCCAGGACCAGTCCTGAAATCCCCCCGCCGATGATCGCCACCGTCATGTCGTCCATCCCCTGCTGTCGTGAGGTGAGCACCCACGGGCGCCTTAGTGCGAAGGGGGAGGCTTTGCCAAGGAGAGCAACCCCGCGCGTTAATACAAGTATGCGCTACGTCATCACGGGAGCCAGCCGCGGAATCGGTTTCGAGTTCGTGCAGCAGCTGCTGCGGCGAGGAGAGACCGTCGACGCGGGCGTGCGCGCCCCGGAGATGGCGCGTCGGCTGGAGCCGCTGCTACACGAGTCCGGCAACCGCCTGCGGATCCACGCGCTGGACGTCACGCAGGGGGACAGCGTGCGCGCGTTCGCGGCGAACGTCTGCCGCGAGCCGGTGGACGTGCTGATCAACAACGCGGGCGTGTCGGGCCAGTGGGTGGGGTTGCACGAGCTGGACTTCGAGGACCTGGAGCGCACGTTCGCGGTGAACGCGCTCGGGCCGCTGCGCATCACGTCCGCGCTGCTGCCCGCGCTGCGACATGGCGTGGGCCGCAAGGTGGCGCACGTCACGTCGCGGATGGGCTCGCTCTCCAGCAACACGGAGGGCGGCGCGTACGCGTACCGCATGTCCAAGGCCGCGCTGAACATGGGCGTGCGCTCCATGGCCAACGACCTGCGCCGGGACGGCCTGGCGTGCGTGCTGCTGCATCCGGGTTGGGTGCAGACGGACATGGGCGGCCAGGACGCGCCGCTGCCGGCGGACGACTCGGTGCGCGGGATGCTCCGGGTCATCGACGGAGTCTCGCTGGAGCACTCCGGCCGCTTCTTCGACTACGAGGGCGCGGAGGTCCCCTGGTAGTCGCCCGCCCCTGAAGGCCCGGTGTCTGGCTTTGAACGGGCCCGGGGGCGCGAGGGCAGGCAGGCAGCCCCCGGGGACGGGGCCTTCCCTGGCGCTCGGCCGACTTCGTCCCCATCTCGACGGCGCAAGGGGTCGGTGGTCGAGGACGGCTGGGGGATGCGATGGGGCGGCGGTATCTGCCGGTGGCGTGGGTGGCGGCGTGTGTGGTGGCCTGCGGTTCGGGGGGCCCGGTCCCGTCGGACGGACAGGGCGCCGTGACGGCGCCGGGAGACGAAGCGCCTCCCACGGCCCCGCCGCCGGTGACGCCCCCTCCTGACGAAACACCGCCCCCGTCCGAGCCGCCTCCGGATGAGACACCCGGCGAAGCGCCGCCGCCCGGGGAGCCGCCTCCCGAGGAGCCGCCGCCCGCCCTGACGACCTGCGCGCCAGAGCCCGTGGACGAGGCGTCCCTGCCCGCGGCCGAGCGCGAGGCCCGCCGCGCCTACGCGTGCACCGGCATCGCGCTGGAGGGCTCGGTGGTCTCCATGACGGGCGCCCCGGTCGCGAACGTCACGGTCCAGGTGGGTGACGCGCGGGCGCGCACGGACGCGCAGGGGCGCTTCCGCTTCCCCGTGCTGCCCCGGCACAACCGGTTGCTCCAGGTGGACGCGGAGGGCTTCCGTCCGGCCGTGGTCGCGGTGGCGCTGCGCCGGGGCCTGTCCCAGACGCGCGTCACGTTGCCGCCGGTGCGGCTGTCCCCGAAGGAGGGCGGCGTGCGGATGCTCTTCGCGGGGGACGTGTCGCTGGGCCGGCGCTTCCTGGATCCGGACGACACCACGCCCCGCGACCGGCTGCCGCCGGACGACCCCGCGGCGCTCATCCGCGTGTCGGAGCCGCTGCCGGGCACGAAGGCGGTCTTCACCCACGTCCGGCCCTTCTTCCAGGCCGCGGACTTCCGGGCGGTGAACCTGGAGACGCCGGTGACGGACTCGCCCACGACGCCCCACGACGACAAGGCCTATGCGTTCTTCACGCTGCCCGGCTCGCTGCCCGCGCTGCCGTGGCTGGGCGTGGACTACGTGAGCCTGGGCAACAACCACGTCTATGACTACCTGGCGCCGGGGCTGGACGACACGCTCGCGCACGTCGCCGCGACGGGCATGGCCTACAGCGGCGCGGGCCGCGATGAGACGGAGGCCTTCGTCCCGGCGCGCGTGCCGCTGGCGGGCTCCAGCTACAGCCTGGTGTCCATGTGCTCCATCACGGGCAGCGCGCATGAGCAGCAGTACGTCGCGGGCCCGAACCAGGGCGGAGCGGCGGACGCGCGGGACACGTCGCGGGTGACGTCGCTGCTCGGCGCCGAGCGCGCCCAGGGCCGCGTCCCGGTGGCGGTGCTCCACACGGGCGTCGAGTACAGCGTGCGGCCCTCCGCCCCCACGGCGCAGCGGATGCGCGACATGGTGGACGCGGGCGCGAAGCTCGTCATCGCGCACCACCCGCACATCCCCCAGGGCTTCGCGCGCTACAAGGGCGTGCTGATGGCGCAGTCGCTGGGCAACTTCGCCTTCGACCAGGACCGCATGGAGACGATGGTGGGCCTGCTCGCGGAGGTGGAGGCGACGGGCGCGCGCGTGGACCGGGCCCGCGCGGTGCCCGTGTACATCGAGGACTACCGCCCCCGGCCCCTCGCGGGCGACCTGGCGGACGCCTTCCTGCGAAACCTCTCGGAGCTCTCCCGCGAGGGGGGCGTGGCGCTGGTGCCGCAGCCTTCCTGGGGCGAGCTGCTCCCCGCGGGCCAGCAGGCGGCGGTGGGCGAGCGCACCGTGGACGTGCCGGTGACGGTGGACGCCAGCGGCCGCGCCACGGTGGACCTGCGCGCCCTGCGCCACGAAGGGGAGTCCGTCGCGGTGGCACAGCTCACCGGCGGGACGGCGCCCACGGGCGTGAAGCTCAAGGCAGGACGCGACGTGCTCCTGCACGGCGACTTCGAGGACCACGACGTGGACGACGACGCCAACGAGGCGCCGCGCTGGGGCGTGGGCAACGGCGCGGGCTACGTGTGCCAGGACGGGCCGCGCCGGGGCGCCGCGGCGCTCTGCCAGCGCAAGGGCGCCGTGCCGCTGGTCAACCGCTTCCGGCCGCCGGGCTTCGCGGAAGGGCCCCCCAACCGCGACCTCACGGCGGTGGCGTGGGTGAAGGGTCGGGGCGGCGGCGCCTTCTGGGTGGGCGTGCAGTACCTGCCCGTGGAGTCCTATTCACTCTTCGGGGAGCAGACGCTGCTGCGCCACGACGGCGGCACGTTCGACTGGAAGCAGGTGTCCGAGGACCTGCGCTTCCCGGCGGATCCGCCCCGGCCGAACCTCTGGAACGCGCCCTGGGCCCTCAACCTCACGCTCCACACCGCGTCCCCGAAGACGGGGCAGGGCGTGACGGTGGTGGACGACCTGGCGCTGGTGGCCTGGGAGCGTCAGGCGCCCGGCGCGACGCTCACGCTGGAGACGCCGCATGCGCGGGACTTCGTGCGGGTGGAGGCTCCTGCGGGCACGTACACGCTGCGCGTCACCTTCCGCGAGCACCGCGTGCCCTGACGCTTCCGCTCAGGGAAACAACAACTGCGTCTTCCAGCCTTCGCCCTCGCGCAGGTACAGGTTGCGCTCGTGCAGGCGGCTGGCGCGGGCGTGCCAGAACTCGATGCGCTCCGGCACCACGCGGAAGCCGCTCCAGTGCGGAGGCCGCTCCACCGGCCGGCCCTGGAACCGGGCCTCCACCTCCGCCACGCGCGCGTCCAGCAACGTGCGCTCCGGCAGTTCCTGGCTCTGGAGGCTGGCCCACGCGCCAATCTGGCTGCCGCGCGGCCGGCTCTGGAAGTACGCGTCCGCCTCCGCGTCCGTCACCTGCTCCACCCGGCCCTCGATGCGGACCTGCTGCTCCAGGGGCTGCCAGTGGAAGCACAGCGCGGCATGGGGGTGGGCGGTGAGCTGGCGCCCCTTGCGGCTGTGGAAGTTGGTGAAGAAGACGAAGCCCCGCGCATCGAAGTCCTTGAGCAGCACCACCCGGGCGCTCGGACGGCCCTCGTCGTCCACCGACGCCACCACCATGGCGTTGGGGTCCACGGGGATGACCTGTCTTGCCTGGGCGAAGAGGTCGGCGAAGCGCTGGATGGGGTCGGGGGGGATCATCACGCGCCGCACCATAGGAAACCCCACCCCGCCGCGCACGTTCGCGGTTGACTCCCCGTCTGGACTCGCAATGGTGTGTCCATGAAGATTCTCTTCATCGCCTCGGAGGTCACCCCCTTCTCGAAGACGGGGGGACTGGGCGACGTCGCAGGGGCCCTGCCCACGGCGCTGTCCGCGCTGGGGCACGACGTGAAGATCGTCACGCCCCGCTACCAGGATGTGCGCAACACCGGACACCTGGAGCCCACCGGGCAGTCCCTGGTGCTGCGCTTCCCCTTCGGTGAGACGGGGGGCCCCGTCCTGTCCGCGCGCCTCTCCGAACGCCTGGAGGTGTGGTTCCTGGAGAACGAGGCCTTCTTCGGCGGTCGCAAGGGGTTGTACGGCGACGCGGGCGGCGAGTTCCCGGACAACCCCCGCCGCTTCGCCTACCTGTGCGTGGGAGCGCTCCAGGCCGCGCAGCGGCTGCGCTTCTTCCCGGACATCATCCACCTGCACGACTGGCAGACGGGGCTGGTGCCGGTGGCGCTGCGCCGCGGCTTCCAGGACACGCCGCTGGCGCGCGCGAAGTGCGTCTTCACCATCCACAACCTCGCCTACCAGGGGCAGTTCCCCAAGGGGACGATGGAGGACCTGGGGCTGCCCTGGGACCTGTTCACCCCGGAGGGCGTGGAGTTCTACGACCAGGTGAACTTCCTCAAGTCCGGGCTCGTCTTCTCCGAGTCGCTGACCACCGTGTCGCCCACCTACGCCCGGGAGATCCAGACGGCGGAGCAGGGCTACGGGCTGGACGGCCTGCTGCGCCGGCGCGCGCACTCGCTCACCGGCATCCTCAACGGCATCGACGCGCACGAGTGGAACCCCCGCACGGACGCCTTCCTGCCGGAGCGCTACGGCCCGGACGACCTCACGGGCAAGGCGGTCTGCAAGCGCGCCCTGCTGGAGCGCTTCGGGCTGCCGGGGGACACCGGGGCGCCGGTGTTCGGCATCGTCAGCCGGCTGGCGTGGCAGAAGGGCGTGGACCTGCTGCTGGACACCCTGCCGGCGGCGCTCCAGGCGGACCTGCGCTTCGTGGCGGTGGGCAACGGCGACCCCGTCCTGGAGCAGGGCCTGCGCGCGTTGCAGGCGCGCTACCCGAAGCAGGTGGGGGTGCACATCGGGTTCGACCCGGAGTTGTCACACCTGGTGGAGGCGGGGTCGGACTTCTTCCTGATGCCCAGCCGCTATGAGCCGTGCGGCCTGAACCAGATGTATTCGCTGCGCTACGGCACGGTGCCCATCGTCCGGGCCACCGGCGGGCTGGTGGACACGGTGGAGGGGGGGCTGGACGGCAACGGGCTGCTCTTCGAGTCCTTCCACCGCTCCGCGCTCCTGGCCGCCATCCGCCGGGCCATGGCCCTGTACGCGGACCCCGTGCGCCTGGGGGATTTCCGGGGCCGGGGGATGGGCAAGGACTTCTCCTGGGCGGCGTCCGCCCGGAGATACGAGTCCCTCTTCGCCTCCCTCATCGCGGAATAGTGGGGCGCTTCCCGGAACCGGGATAGTCTTACCGCCGTGGCGGAAGCTCCGGACCTGGGTGGCTATGAAGTGGTCGGCCGGCTGGCGGTCGGCGGCATGGCGGAGGTGTATCAAGCACGCGCGCGCGAGACGACGCAGCGCTCCCCGGGTGAGCCCGAGGAGGTCGTCATCAAGCGGCTGCACCCGTCCTTCCGCAACGACCCCGCGTATGTGAAGGCCTTCGTCGACGAGGCGAAGCTCACGGTGCGCCTGCGCAACGCGCACATCGTGCGGACCTTCCGGCTGTTCCGCGCCGGGCCCGACTACCTGATGGTGCAGGAGCTCGTGAGTGGCCGGACGCTTGGCTACATGCAGGAGCTGCTGATCAAAGCGGGCGCCGCGATGCCGCCGGAGTCCGCCTGCTACATCGCGTGGTGCGTGCTCAAGGCGCTGGACTACATCCACCGCGCGAAGGTGGGGGAGAATGGCGCCACCATCGTCCACCGCGACGTGAACCCCGCGAACGTGCTGCTGGGCATCCTGGGCGACGTGAAGCTCACCGACTTCGGCGTGGCGGAGGTGGAGGGCATGATGCGCGGCGACTCCGGCGCGCTGCGCGGCACGCTGCCCTACATGAGCCCGGAGCAGGTGCTGGGCCTGGCGGTGGACGCGAGGACGGACCTGTACGCGGTGGGCGTGATGCTCTGGGAGCTGTGGGGCGGCCGGCGCCTGTTCACCGGGGAGAACGAAGCGCAGCTCATGCACCAGGTGCGGGACGCGCGCGTGCCGCTGCTGTCCACGGTGTCGCCGGACCTGCCGGACTACGCGGCGCAGGTGGCGCGCAAGGCGCTGTTCGCGGACAAGGCCCGCCGCTTCCAGTCCGCCGCGGAGTTCATCAAGGCGCTGGAGGTGCTGTCGCGCCGCGCGGGCTGGCCCCTGACGGTGGAGGCGCTGCAGCCTCTGCTGGGCGGCTGATGCGCTCGCGCCGGGCGGTGCTCGGGCTGCTGCTGGCCGGCGCCCTGACCGGCTCCGGCTGCCTGGGCGTGGTGCCCTTCCAGCCGAGCGCCTACGACGAGGCGGTGCGGGTGGAGGCGGTGGACGTGGCCTTCACGCGCGAGGGCGCCGGGGCACTCACGCTGAAGCTGAAGGTGCGAAACCCGTCCTCCGACGCGGCCTCCATCACCCGCGTGGACCTGGACCTGCGGGTGGATGGCCAGCGCATGGTCACGGGCGAGCAGGTGATGGGCGTGCCGCTGGATGGCCGGAGCGAAGTCCCGCTGGAGCTGCGCTTCCCGCTGGCCGTTCCCCGTTCTGCGGCCCGGCCGGAGCCCACGTCCCACGCGGTGCGCCTGGAGGGCGGCGTGGTGCTGCGCTTCGGAGGCTCCGAGCGGCGAGCGCCCTTCCGCGAGGCGCGCGTGCTGGGCATCCCGTGGATGCCGGGCGGAGCGGTGGTCCCGGCGCCCTGAGCCGTCCCGGGCCGCTCAGCGCTTGGCTTCGGGAGGGGTGCCGGAGTCCGTCGGAGACGACTCGTTGTCGGCGCGGCGCGCGGCGTCCCGGGCCTCTTCCTTCACGGACGACGTGGGCGCGCCGTCGCGGGGCACGCCGTCGGACGCCAGGCCGGGCACGGCGCTCTTGAGGCGGCTCATGCGCACGCGGTCGATGCGGGCGCCTTCCTTGGTGGCCACGACGAACTGCCAGCCGTTGTAGGTGAAGCGCTCGCCCACGTCGGGCAGGTGGCCCGCGAGCGACGACAGGTAGCCGCCCAGCGTGTCGAAGTCGCCTTCGGGCAGGGGGAAGCCGAAGACCTTGGTGAACTGATCCACCTCCATGGCGGCGTCCACCAGCGAGCTGCCGTCGGCCATCTTCTCGACGAGCTTCTCCTCCACCTCGAACTCGTCGCCGATGTCGCCCACGATTTCACGCAGGATGTCCTCCAGCGTGACGACGCCCATGAAGCCGCCGTACTCGTCGACGACCATGGCCATGTGGATCTTCCGCTTCTGCATGTCCCGCAGCAGGTCGCCCACGGGCTTCATCCACGGCACGAAGTGGGCGGGGCGGATGACGTCATGCAGGACGATGAGCTCCGGGTGCTGGAGCAGCGGGATGAGGTCGCGCGCGTGCAGCACGCCGACGATGTGGTCCACGTCGTCGTGGTACACCGGGATGCGCGAGTGGTTCTCCTCCGCCAGGATGCGCAGCACCTCGTCCGGCGGGGTGGTGATGTCCACGGAGATGACGTCCGTGCGGTTGACCATCACGTCGCGGCAGCGCTTGTCGGACAGCTCGAAGATGGAGCGGATGAGCTGGGGCGCGCTCTTGTCCACCTCGTTGCGGGCGGCCTGGGCGGCGAGCAGCTTCTCCAACTCCTCCAGGGGCGGCGGCGGCGGCTCGAAGCGCAGGGTGCGGCCGAAGGTGCGGGCGCCCAGGTTGAGCAGGCCCAGCATGATGCGCATGGGCGGATAGAGCAGCAGCACCAGCATGGACACCAGCGATGCGAGCCGCAGCGCCCAGCGCTCCGGGTTGCCGTTGGCCAGGCCCCGCATGGTGACCTCCATGAGGCTGGCGAGCACGCCCACGAAGAGGGCGCCCGCGCACACGGTGGCCACGGGCACCCAGGCCGCCTCGCCGTAGCGGCTGAAGTCCAGCAGGCGCGGGGGCACGAACGCGCCGATGGCGGCGGCCAGGAAGCCGCTGAGCACCATGCCCAGGCGCAGGGCGGTGGCGGTGGCCTCGCGCTCCGTCTTGTGGCGCAGCACGCGGCGGGCGGCGGAGGACTTGTCCTCCTCGGCGAGTTCCTGGGCGCGCAGGTCCGATGTCCCATAGAGGGCGGACTCCGCGGCGGCGACCAGGGACCTCGTGAAACAGAGGGCCAGGCAGGCGACCCAGAGGGTCCAGGTAGGCATAGGGCGTCGTTCTTATCCCGTGCTAGAGGGGCATACCACCCTGGCGGGAGGCACCATGCGGGGACGTCGGATGTACGTCATTGGCGGACTGCTGGGCCTGCTGGCCCCCACGGTGGCCCTGGCCTGGCCGGTGGACCAGGCCCTGACGCTGGAGCCGGGCAAGGAGACCTTCCAGAAGCTGACCGCCGTGGACTGGGCGGAGGTGGAGGACCCCGCCGTGGCGTCGGCGGAGGCGCTGTCGGGCAGCGGTGAGCTGCTGCTGACGGCCCACAAGCCCGGCGTCACGCAGATGCTGCTCTACGCGGAGGGGCGCTTCGCCGTCTGGCGCCTGGCGGTGGGGCCCACGGAGCTGGAGAACTTCGCGCCCCAACTGGCGGCGGCGAAGAAGGCCTGTCCGGACCTGAAGGCGACGCAGGGCGTGGACAAGTCACTGACCGTCACGGTGAAGGACACCGCGTGTCGCAAGGCGCTGCGCGAGCTGCTGCGCACGGAGGCGTACCTGGCGCGGGAGCTGGACCTGACGTTCGACATGCCGCAGCTCCAGGCGCAGCTGGAGGACTTCACGGCGGGGATGCCGCCGGGGCTGGCGGTGCGCTACAGCGGCGCCGGGCTGGTGCTGACGGGCAAGACGGACCGGGCGGGGCACCGCAAGGCGCTGTGGGTGCTGTTCAACCGCGCGGTGGGGCGCGTGCCGCTGGAGGACCGCGCGGAGGTGGAGGCCCCCCCGAAGCCGGAGTCTCCGCCAGCGGAGGAGACCGTGGACCCGACGGTGTCGGACGTGCCGGCGCCGGACGCGGGGACGGTGCCCGCGCAGGGCAAGCCGAAGGCCGTCCCGGCGAAGAAGAAGCGCTGAGCGCCGTGCCCCCGCCGTGAGGCGGGACGACCTGCGTCCCGGGGCCCGCTTGCGGTATGACTTCCGGCGGAGGTCCGACGATGACGGGACGAGCGATGCGCGCGGTGTTCGCGGGGGTGCTGGTGCTGGCGGTGTGGCCCATGGCCGCGCGGGCCCAGGTGGATGAGGACAGCGGCGACGCGGTCGTGGTGGACATGCCGGAGCCGGACCGGGGCTGCCCGGTGAAGCCGGAGTTCCTGCCGATGACGCCCATGGGGCTGGTGGGCATCGAGCGGCTGGGCTGGCTGGTGCACCAGGCCATCATCCCTCCCGCCAAGGACAAGTTCTTCCAGGCCGGGGCGCGCAGCCGCTCCGGGGTGAAGCCGGTGCCCGCGGAGATGGCGCGCAAGCTGGGAGCGCCCGACACGAAGGTGCCGCTCTGGGTCTTCGGCAAGGCGGACGCGAAGGCGTGCAAGGCGACCCCCACCGAGTGGTGGGCGGTGCGGATGGGGACGGACGAGGACCGGCAGACGTACCTGATGGCGGAGGTGGCGGTGGACTGCGAGCTGCTGCCGCCCGGCAGGCTGTCGGGCACGCCCATCGCCCTGCGCCAGAAGGAGGAGCCCACCGGGTGCAGGCTGCGCCGGCCCAACCGCCATCAGACGGGCAAGGACTCGGACGGGCTGCCGCCGGACTACGCGGAGCACGTCCCGCCGCAGGACTGCGCGTCCCCGGAGTGCGTGCGGGTGTGGGAGTACTTCGGCGTGACGGGCGAGGACTCGGCGGGCGCGTTCGACCTGACGGTGTCCTACCTGCACCGCAACGGCAGCAACCCGTGCAACTGGGCCACGGATGACATGTCCAAGCTGTTCGTGCGGCAGCCGGAGAGCCTGTCATTGCAGGAGCTGAAGCCGGGAGGCGTGCTGTTCGGAGGCCTCTGGGACTTCAGCGGCCTGCGCTTCATCCTGAGCCGGCAGATGGGCATGTTCTACGCGTACGACTATCAGCAGGTGACGGCGCCGAAGCCGAAGATGACGCCCAGGACCGTGCGCTACGGCAGCCCCACGGAGGAGGACCTCATCCACGCGAAGCGCAGCCTGTCTCCCTGCAAGAAGTAGCCGGGCCTCCAGCCGCGCTGCTCAGCGCGCGCTGGACGCGTGATACGTCTTGCGCAGCTTCAGGATCGGCACCTCCACGGTGTTGGGCGCACCGTTCTGGCAGAACCACAGGGACGTGTGTGGCAGCGCGCCACCGTGGCCATGCGTCAGGCCGTTGTAGACGGAGCCGGCGATGAGGTAGCGGAACACCTGGGGCGCGGTGGCGCTGACCAGCTCGTTGTTCTGCTGCATCTCCTTCCAGACGA
This genomic interval carries:
- the pdxH gene encoding pyridoxamine 5'-phosphate oxidase, translated to MVRRVMIPPDPIQRFADLFAQARQVIPVDPNAMVVASVDDEGRPSARVVLLKDFDARGFVFFTNFHSRKGRQLTAHPHAALCFHWQPLEQQVRIEGRVEQVTDAEADAYFQSRPRGSQIGAWASLQSQELPERTLLDARVAEVEARFQGRPVERPPHWSGFRVVPERIEFWHARASRLHERNLYLREGEGWKTQLLFP
- the hemG gene encoding protoporphyrinogen oxidase; this translates as MTVAIIGGGISGLVLAHRLRSRGTAAVVLESSSRVGGNVQTRTRGEYLLEAGPNSFLDREPATRSLAGTLGLETRIRAADAAAKNRYIFTRGALRVLPASPPAFLKSDLISLPARLRVLGELFSGRGPRGVDESLAQLGRRHLGREATTVLLDAVQTGIYAGDPERLSAEATFPQLVKFERDHRSLILGAIRAQRAAREAAKGDGAAKPQLTGLLSTFDGGLGVLVDALAAALSDTVRTDAKVEGLTPTPDGWRIQARERGQPVELSASQVVLAVPAHVAADLLRPLDAPMAATLGAIEYAPMAVVHLGFAPGTTPKPDGFGFLVPAVEGKAVLGTIHVSTTFPFRAQGGRVLLTCLLGGTRRPDVVARDEDALAALAREELKAMTGLTATPELTEVVRWPRGIPQYTVGHLGRVASLDGQLKRWPGLHLTGNAYRGVGVNDCIRDATRLADALG
- a CDS encoding serine/threonine protein kinase is translated as MAEAPDLGGYEVVGRLAVGGMAEVYQARARETTQRSPGEPEEVVIKRLHPSFRNDPAYVKAFVDEAKLTVRLRNAHIVRTFRLFRAGPDYLMVQELVSGRTLGYMQELLIKAGAAMPPESACYIAWCVLKALDYIHRAKVGENGATIVHRDVNPANVLLGILGDVKLTDFGVAEVEGMMRGDSGALRGTLPYMSPEQVLGLAVDARTDLYAVGVMLWELWGGRRLFTGENEAQLMHQVRDARVPLLSTVSPDLPDYAAQVARKALFADKARRFQSAAEFIKALEVLSRRAGWPLTVEALQPLLGG
- the glgA gene encoding glycogen synthase GlgA; protein product: MKILFIASEVTPFSKTGGLGDVAGALPTALSALGHDVKIVTPRYQDVRNTGHLEPTGQSLVLRFPFGETGGPVLSARLSERLEVWFLENEAFFGGRKGLYGDAGGEFPDNPRRFAYLCVGALQAAQRLRFFPDIIHLHDWQTGLVPVALRRGFQDTPLARAKCVFTIHNLAYQGQFPKGTMEDLGLPWDLFTPEGVEFYDQVNFLKSGLVFSESLTTVSPTYAREIQTAEQGYGLDGLLRRRAHSLTGILNGIDAHEWNPRTDAFLPERYGPDDLTGKAVCKRALLERFGLPGDTGAPVFGIVSRLAWQKGVDLLLDTLPAALQADLRFVAVGNGDPVLEQGLRALQARYPKQVGVHIGFDPELSHLVEAGSDFFLMPSRYEPCGLNQMYSLRYGTVPIVRATGGLVDTVEGGLDGNGLLFESFHRSALLAAIRRAMALYADPVRLGDFRGRGMGKDFSWAASARRYESLFASLIAE
- a CDS encoding hemolysin family protein, which translates into the protein MPTWTLWVACLALCFTRSLVAAAESALYGTSDLRAQELAEEDKSSAARRVLRHKTEREATATALRLGMVLSGFLAAAIGAFVPPRLLDFSRYGEAAWVPVATVCAGALFVGVLASLMEVTMRGLANGNPERWALRLASLVSMLVLLLYPPMRIMLGLLNLGARTFGRTLRFEPPPPPLEELEKLLAAQAARNEVDKSAPQLIRSIFELSDKRCRDVMVNRTDVISVDITTPPDEVLRILAEENHSRIPVYHDDVDHIVGVLHARDLIPLLQHPELIVLHDVIRPAHFVPWMKPVGDLLRDMQKRKIHMAMVVDEYGGFMGVVTLEDILREIVGDIGDEFEVEEKLVEKMADGSSLVDAAMEVDQFTKVFGFPLPEGDFDTLGGYLSSLAGHLPDVGERFTYNGWQFVVATKEGARIDRVRMSRLKSAVPGLASDGVPRDGAPTSSVKEEARDAARRADNESSPTDSGTPPEAKR
- a CDS encoding SDR family oxidoreductase yields the protein MRYVITGASRGIGFEFVQQLLRRGETVDAGVRAPEMARRLEPLLHESGNRLRIHALDVTQGDSVRAFAANVCREPVDVLINNAGVSGQWVGLHELDFEDLERTFAVNALGPLRITSALLPALRHGVGRKVAHVTSRMGSLSSNTEGGAYAYRMSKAALNMGVRSMANDLRRDGLACVLLHPGWVQTDMGGQDAPLPADDSVRGMLRVIDGVSLEHSGRFFDYEGAEVPW
- a CDS encoding CapA family protein, with product MGRRYLPVAWVAACVVACGSGGPVPSDGQGAVTAPGDEAPPTAPPPVTPPPDETPPPSEPPPDETPGEAPPPGEPPPEEPPPALTTCAPEPVDEASLPAAEREARRAYACTGIALEGSVVSMTGAPVANVTVQVGDARARTDAQGRFRFPVLPRHNRLLQVDAEGFRPAVVAVALRRGLSQTRVTLPPVRLSPKEGGVRMLFAGDVSLGRRFLDPDDTTPRDRLPPDDPAALIRVSEPLPGTKAVFTHVRPFFQAADFRAVNLETPVTDSPTTPHDDKAYAFFTLPGSLPALPWLGVDYVSLGNNHVYDYLAPGLDDTLAHVAATGMAYSGAGRDETEAFVPARVPLAGSSYSLVSMCSITGSAHEQQYVAGPNQGGAADARDTSRVTSLLGAERAQGRVPVAVLHTGVEYSVRPSAPTAQRMRDMVDAGAKLVIAHHPHIPQGFARYKGVLMAQSLGNFAFDQDRMETMVGLLAEVEATGARVDRARAVPVYIEDYRPRPLAGDLADAFLRNLSELSREGGVALVPQPSWGELLPAGQQAAVGERTVDVPVTVDASGRATVDLRALRHEGESVAVAQLTGGTAPTGVKLKAGRDVLLHGDFEDHDVDDDANEAPRWGVGNGAGYVCQDGPRRGAAALCQRKGAVPLVNRFRPPGFAEGPPNRDLTAVAWVKGRGGGAFWVGVQYLPVESYSLFGEQTLLRHDGGTFDWKQVSEDLRFPADPPRPNLWNAPWALNLTLHTASPKTGQGVTVVDDLALVAWERQAPGATLTLETPHARDFVRVEAPAGTYTLRVTFREHRVP
- a CDS encoding pilus assembly protein N-terminal domain-containing protein; the protein is MRGRRMYVIGGLLGLLAPTVALAWPVDQALTLEPGKETFQKLTAVDWAEVEDPAVASAEALSGSGELLLTAHKPGVTQMLLYAEGRFAVWRLAVGPTELENFAPQLAAAKKACPDLKATQGVDKSLTVTVKDTACRKALRELLRTEAYLARELDLTFDMPQLQAQLEDFTAGMPPGLAVRYSGAGLVLTGKTDRAGHRKALWVLFNRAVGRVPLEDRAEVEAPPKPESPPAEETVDPTVSDVPAPDAGTVPAQGKPKAVPAKKKR